From a single Glycine soja cultivar W05 chromosome 19, ASM419377v2, whole genome shotgun sequence genomic region:
- the LOC114398787 gene encoding uncharacterized protein LOC114398787 — translation MSSCKPSPTVVDTKPKLSANSSTPYVDPSHYRSLAGAIQYVTFTRPDIAYVAQHMCLFMHDPREEHMHAFKHIVHYIQGTLDHGLHLYPSSTSIFLSYSCADWGGCSDTRRSTSGYCVFLSDNLISWFTKQQTTLSRSSAEAEYRGSANVVSESCWYETFF, via the coding sequence ATGTCATCTTGTAAGCCATCTCCTACTGTGGTTGACACGAAACCAAAGCTTAGTGCTAATTCCAGCACACCATATGTCGATCCATCTCATTATCGAAGCCTTGCAGGGGCTATTCAATATGTCACCTTCACGAGACCCGATATTGCTTATGTTGCGCAACATATGTGTTTATTCATGCATGACCCAAGGGAAGAACACATGCACGCTTTCAAGCATATTGTGCATTACATTCAGGGTACTCTTGATCATGGCTTGCATCTCTATCCATCTTCCACAtccatttttctctcttattcaTGTGCTGATTGGGGTGGGTGTTCGGATACCAGACGCTCTACATCGGGTTATTGTGTGTTTCTTagtgataatttaatttcttggtTCACCAAACAGCAAACTACGTTGTCACGATCTAGTGCGGAGGCAGAATACCGAGGCTCTGCCAATGTGGTTTCTGAGTCTTGTTGGTACGAAACCTTCTTCTAG
- the LOC114399524 gene encoding probable alpha-mannosidase At5g13980 isoform X2, with protein sequence MSGYYLAARQLEFFRGRRNSGPNTDSLADALAIAQHHDAVTGTEKQHVANDYSKQLSIGYKECPLLNINCCPASEVDLVQGKNLFTTL encoded by the exons ATGAGTGGCTATTATTTG GCTGCAAGACAACTAGAGTTTTTTAGGGGGAGAAGGAATTCAGGGCCAAATACAGACTCATTAGCTGATGCTTTAGCAATTGCGCAACACCATGATGCAGTCACTGGCACAGAAAAGCAGCATGTGGCTAATGATTATTCTAAACAATTGTCAATAGGCTACAAGGAG TGTCCACTTTTGAACATAAATTGCTGTCCTGCATCAGAAGTTGATCTGGTTCAAGGAAAGAATttg TTTACAACTCTCTAG
- the LOC114398790 gene encoding uncharacterized protein LOC114398790 yields the protein MTDSNKFHAALAVSNIKNHISITLKIGNVQYVTWAELFNIHARYHKVLHHIVPPEKGKEKVPKTDKEKELWSTLDVVVLQWIYAIISHDLLHTIHEPDAMTMEAGNRLRDIF from the coding sequence ATGACTGATTCCAACAAATTCCATGCAGCTCTTGCAGTCTCCAACATCAAGAACCATATCTCCATCACCCTGAAGATAGGAAATGTCCAATATGTGACGTGGGCGGAACTGTTTAATATTCACGCACGTTATCACAAGGTCCTCCACCACATTGTCCCACCGGAGAAAGGTAAGGAGAAGGTGCCTAAAACCGATAAAGAAAAGGAACTGTGGTCAACCCTTGATGTTGTGGTCCTTCAATGGATCTATGCAATAATCTCACATGACCTGTTGCATACTATTCATGAACCCGACGCAATGACAATGGAGGCGGGGAATAGGTTGCGTGATATATTCTAA
- the LOC114399524 gene encoding alpha-mannosidase At3g26720-like isoform X1, translating into MSGYYLAARQLEFFRGRRNSGPNTDSLADALAIAQHHDAVTGTEKQHVANDYSKQLSIGYKEAEDLVSSSLAWLIESPLLTTCQNPVTKFQQCPLLNINCCPASEVDLVQGKNLFTTL; encoded by the exons ATGAGTGGCTATTATTTG GCTGCAAGACAACTAGAGTTTTTTAGGGGGAGAAGGAATTCAGGGCCAAATACAGACTCATTAGCTGATGCTTTAGCAATTGCGCAACACCATGATGCAGTCACTGGCACAGAAAAGCAGCATGTGGCTAATGATTATTCTAAACAATTGTCAATAGGCTACAAGGAG GCGGAGGATTTGGTTTCATCATCGCTGGCTTGGTTGATTGAGTCACCGTTGCTTACTACATGTCAAAACCCAGTTACAAAGTTTCAACAA TGTCCACTTTTGAACATAAATTGCTGTCCTGCATCAGAAGTTGATCTGGTTCAAGGAAAGAATttg TTTACAACTCTCTAG
- the LOC114398788 gene encoding uncharacterized protein LOC114398788, with translation MEDFPNAYVYCQQLKELFDQLKNVGAPVSNNCLVLQMVVDLTKAYNGATVNLKKLVSRRRLQPAGLSPWWLTTLMTHFLSKNSHQNQNTHGGKKGQNHNNSGKKNGGNHGGIKSSGGGGCNGCHNSGWQQQSGQQQLGHQQWPTEQWQWPWMPWALPPCLYPSSNAPPPPYIGLGPIFSKPNSTKQASLGQNHHRHTATVAPPTPTNIEAMMHTFGLNPLDANWYMDIGATSRMTLEQGNLSSYFNLSNTRGLIVANGHSIAIRGYGHTNLSPTNPSSTLKNDFQTRIRLMRCESRGDLYPITTNQATSPSTFSALAPSLWHARKYDGVFEKHKACLVGDDKTQQVGVDGGETFSPVVKLATIRIVLSLAISKAWSIHQLDVKNVFLY, from the exons ATGGAGGATTTCCCGAATGCCTATGTGTATTGTCAACAACTCAAGGAATTGTTCGATCAACTCAAGAACGTAGGTGCACCGGTGTCGAACAATTGTCTTGTTCTTCAAATGGTGGTCGACCTCACTAAGGCTTATAATGGGGCTACTGTGAATCTt AAGAAGTTGGTCTCCCGAAGAAGGTTGCAACCAGCGGGGTTGTCGCCATGGTGGCTCACAACACTGATGACTcacttcctctccaaaaattcTCATCAAAATCAGAATACTCATGGTGGTAAAAAGGGTCAAAACCACAACAACAGTGGCAAAAAAAATGGTGGCAATCACGGTGGCATCAAGagtagtggtggtggtggctgCAATGGCTGCCACAATAGTGGCTGGCAGCAGCAGTCTGGCCAGCAACAATTGGGGCACCAACAGTGGCCTACCGAACAATGGCAGTGGCCATGGATGCCTTGGGCTCTTCCACCTTGCCTATACCCCTCATCCAACGCCCCACCCCCTCCTTACATTGGGCTAGGCCCAATTTTCAGCAAGCCCAATAGCACTAAACAAGCATCCTTGGGCCAAAACCACCACAGGCACACAGCGACAGTAGCTCCACCCACTCCGACAAACATTGAAGCAATGATGCACACTTTTGGGCTTAATCCTTTGGATGCTAATTGGTACATGGACATTGGTGCCACCTCCCGCATGACACTCGAGCAAGGAAATCTCTcgtcttattttaatttgagcAATACTCGTGGTCTAATTGTCGCTAATGGTCATTCAATTGCAATTCGTGGTTATGGTCACACCAATTTGTCTCCCACGAATCCATCCTCCACCTTGAAAAAT GATTTCCAGACGAGGATACGTCTCATGAGATGTGAGAGTCGGGGTGACCTTTATCCCATTACCACCAATCAAGCCACTTCACCATCTACTTTTTCCGCTTTAGCACCATCATTATGGCATGCTC GAAAATATGATGGTGTTTTTGAGAAGCACAAGGCCTGTCTTGTAGGGGATGACAAAACACAACAGGTTGGCGTGGATGGTGGTGAGACTTTTAGCCCGGTAGTCAAATTGGCAACTATTCGCATTGTTCTCAGCTTAGCCATCTCTAAAGCATGGTCCATTCACCAACTTGACGTGAAGAATGTTTTCTTGTATTGA